The window GGTACGTAAACCGGAAGTCGGTGTCGAGCGCGAAGAACGCGTCCGTGACGCGGTCGATGATCGGAACGGTGCGGGACGTCACGATCGCTCTCCCCCCGATGCGCTGTTCGAGCGCTCGCTCGCGCGCCAGCATCTTCGCCTGCGGTCCAGTCGCGCGTCGCGAACGCGATCGGTGTTCATCGTCTCCATATACAGACAGCCGGTTTGAAAGATCTACTGACGGTTCGTCGCACCTGGCCGACAGATTACGTTAGTGTCGTGGCCGGTTCGACGCTCGAGGCTCGCGTCTCGGGCGACGGTCGTCGGTCGTCGGTCGTCGGTCGTCGGTCAAAGCGGGACCGTCGTCCCGACACCGCGCTCGGCCGCGCGATCGAAGACGAAAGCCGCAGCCGCGGCGTCTAGCACCGCGGAGCCGACGCTTTCCACGACGACGATCCCGCTCCCTCGCTGCTGGTGTCGGGGCGAGTCGTCCGAGAGGGCGGCCCCGAGCGACTCGATTTCGTCCTCGAGGGCCGGGAAGCCCCGCAAGTCGCCGGTCTCGAGGGCCTCCGAGGGGACGTCCGCGACGACCCGCTCGGCGCGCTCGACGGTCGTCGCGTCCAGTTCTCGCATCTCCGGCGTGTACGCGCCGACGGCGATCACGAGCGCGTTCGGCTCCAGGGCGTCGCCCGGGAACACCGGCTCCGTACTCGTCGTCGCGGTAACGACGATCGACGCGTCCTCGACGGCGGCGGCGGGCGACGAGACGGCCTCCACGGACGCGTCGAGTTCGGCCTCGAGGTCCGCGGCGCAGTCGAACCGTGAGTCGCTCGGGGAGTAGACCCGGACCGACTCGAGGTCGGCGTCGGTCGCTGTGGCGATCGCACGGGTCTGCCAGCGGGCCTGCGTGCCCGCACCGATCACGGCGACGTCGAGCGTGTCCTGCTCGTCGGGTTCGGGCGCGAGTTCACGGGCCGCCAGTCCGCCGATACAGCCGGTCCGTGCGCCCGTGATCCGGTTACCCGCGAGGTAGCCGACCGGCTGGCCCGTTTCGGCGTCGGCCAGCGCGATCTGTGCGGTGACGGTCGGCAGGCCCCGCTCCGGGTTGTCATCGACGACCGTCACGAGCTTCGTCGCGGCGTAGTCGGCCCCGTGGACGTACGCGGGCATACAGAGTCCGGTGCCGGTCGGCTCCGCGGTCTCGCCCGTGCTCGAGTCGGACTCGAGTCCGGCCCCGATCGGGTAGTGGGGGCGTTCCGGTCGTTCGACCTCGCCGGCCTCCGCTTTCCGGAAGGCGTCTGCGACGACGGGAAGCAGGTCCTCGAGGTCGAGGACCGAAGCGACGTCCTCGTCGGAGAGTACGCGTACCATGGCTATGGGCGAGTATCGTCGCTCGAGTACTTGTAGTTCGACGTCTCCGGCGTGCCGCTCGAGAGGGGAATGCGATCGGACGCCGTCAGAACTCGCGCTGGATCTCCGACCAGATGCCGACCGAGCAGTCCTTCGAACGCTCGAGGTCGACGTCGAAATCACCGTCGTCGCCGAATCCGATCGAGACCCGCTCGAAGTCGGCGACGTAGCGTGACTTGTGGTGGCTGCCCGACCGCACCCCGACCGTTTCGGTGACCAGTCCCGCCTCCGTCAGCCGGTCGAGTTTCCGGTAGGTCGTCGACAGCGGGCGGTCGATCCGGCCGGACAGCTCCTGGGCCGTCAGCGGCTCCTCGAGGACGGTGACGATTTCGCGGCAGCCGTCGTCGTCCAGGGCGCTGACTATCGCCGCGAGGTCTGGCGCCGACCTATCGTCTGACGACGGAACGCCGAATGACATTGCGGACGGGTTAGGAGCGGAGCCTAATGACGTGCGTGGTCGAACCGACGGCCGCTGCGTTCGGGAGGGGTCCAGTCGGTCGGTGTCTACATGTAGCGCCGGCACGAGGGGCCCGATATGAGCGACGATATGCCATCTGCGGGAGTCGAGGACACGCCCGGCGAGGGACGAACGCCGGAGGCGGAGCGCATCGAGCCGTCGGCGCCCGAGGAGTTCGGCCTCGTCCAGGTCTGGTGGGGCGACGGCAAGGGAAAGACCACCGCTACGCTCGGCATGGGCATGCGTGCGGCCGGCCACGGCTTCCGTGTCCACATGCTCCAGTTCATGAAAGGCGGCGCCTCGAGCGTCGACGCCGTCCGCGGCGAGTACAACGCCATCGCCGCCCTGCCGGGGTTCAGCTACGAGAACCTCGGCCACTACGGCTGGCACGGGATGCCCGACGGCAGCGACGAGGAGAAACACGAGGCCCAGGCCCAGGCGGGCCTCGAGCGCGCCCGCGAGTTGCTCGCGGGAGCCGCCGAAGCGGCCCTCGACGAACCGATCGCCCTCGACGGTGACCCCGACGACGGTGTCCACATGCTCATCCTCGACGAGGTGCTGTACGCCGCGGATCGAGGGCTACTCGCCGAGGACGACGTGCTCGCGCTGATCGACGACAAGCCCGCGGACCTCGAACTCGTGCTCTCGGGGAGCCACACGGAGCCGACGTACCTCGAGGACCGTGCGGACCTGATCACGAACGTCCGCAAGCAGGCCCATCCGATCGAGAACGGCCAGCGGGCCCGTCGTGGGACGGAGTTCTGACTGTCAGAACGAAGTCGGCCGAACTGGTTCGGCTTCCCCGTTCGCCGGTGTCGTCATCGATATAACCGATCCCTGTGAACCGACGCGATTGAATGGCTGCTATTCGGGTCGACGGGTTGTGCAAGTCGTACGGGTCCGTCCGCGCCGTGGACGGGATGGACTTCCGCGTCGAGCGCGGCGAGCTGTTCGGCTTTCTCGGCCCGAACGGGGCCGGCAAGACGACCACGATCCGGGCGCTGACGGGGCAAATAGCGCCCGACAGCGGCGACGTTCGGGTTCTCGGCTGTGATCCGACGGCCGAACCGATCGAGACACGGCGACGCGTCGGCATCCTTCCGGAACAGGGCTCGCCGCCGAGTTTCCTCACCCCACGGGAGTACCTCGAGTTCGTCGGCAGCGTCCGCGACCTCGAGCCGGAATACGTCGCCGAGCGGATCGACCGCTGGACGGACCGGCTCGGCTTCGGCGGGAAACTCGACACGTTGCACACCGACCTCTCGCGCGGCCAGCAACAGAAGGTGATGATCGCGCAGGCGTTCCTCCACGAGCCGGAGGCAGTCCTGATCGACGAGCCGCTGGCGAACCTCGACCCGCTCGTCCAGGAGCAGGTCAAGCGGTTCCTCGTCGCGTACGCGGCCGACGATAACGCCGTCTTCGTCTCGACGCACAACATCGACGTGGCCGAGTCGATCTGTACGCGCGTCGGGATCGTCGCCGACGGGCGGATGGTGACCGAACGCTCGCTCGCAGCGGAGACCGACGGCGCGAACGGGGACGCAGACGCCGATGCGGACCCGCTGCTCGACGTGTTCCTCGAGGAAGTGACGGATGCAGCGGCCCGCGACCTGCCCTCGTCGGCCCGCGAACGGATCGAGGGCGAAGGCGAAGCGGGCGATTCCGAACGCGATCCGCGACTCGAGGCGACGGGCCGATGAGCGCGGACGCACTCGGAAACGGGAACGGGGACGACGGCCCGTCGTCGAACGCTCGCCTCCTGTTCGTCGCCCTGCTGCGCGAGGAGTGGCGGCTGCATACGCGACTGTTCGGCGGCTGGCGGTTCGCGTTCTTCCCGCTCGTCGTCGCCGCCGTCGCGGTCGCGGGAACGGTCGCCCTGCTCGAGAGCGGGCTTGGCGACGGCACGATCCTGCTCGGGGTCCACGTCCTCGCCGCCGGTTTCGGCCTCTACAGCGGGACGGCGGCCTTCGCCGGCTCGGACATGCTCGAGAACGTGTTCGGAGACCTGTCGTTGTTGCTCGGTTCGGCCGAGACGCTCCCGCTCTCCCGGCGACGGCTGCTCGGCCTCTTCCTGCTGAAAGACGGGCTTTTCTACGCCGTCGTCTTCGTGTTGCCGATGGCTGCGGCGGCGGTCGTCCTCGTGCCTGCTACGACTCCGGGCGCGATCCTGGTGGCGGTCGTCGGCCTGTGGCTCTCGCTGTCGCTTGCTTTCGCGGTCGGGATGACCGCGACGGTCGGATCGATCGCGGTCCGGACCCGCGGCGTTCCGACGTGGGCGATCGCAGCCGTCATCGCGCTCGTCGCCGTCGTCGTTGGGGTAAGCGGCGGAAGCGGGACGGCCGTCCCGTACGTTCGCGCCGTCGTCGTTCCACTCGAGGCCGGCCCGCTCGCCGCGGTCGGGATCGCTGCCGGGACAGTCCTCCTCGCGGCCGGTGCTCTCGTCGCGTACGACCCGACGTACGGCCGGCCGACGCGAACGGTCGGCGACCGGTTCGCCGCCCTCACCGACCGGCTTCCGCTCGAGTCGGGGTCCGGAACCGACGCGCTCGTCGCGAAGACGCTGCTCGACCTCTCGCGGTCCTCCGGCGGCGTCTGGAAGCCGCTTGTCTCGGCGACGATCCTGTTCGCCCTCGTCGCGGCGCTGGTCGGTATCGTGGACGCGATTACGGGAATCGAACCCGCGCCGGGGATCTTCTTCGGCGGCGTGCTCGGCCTGTCGGCGTTTACGACCTACAACTGGCTGACCCAGTTCGACGCCCTCGAGTCGTATCTGGTCTACCCGATCGGGGTCGAGGACGTGTTCCGCGCGAAGCGAACGGCGTTCGTCCTCGTCGGCGCGCCGACCGTCCTCGTCCCGTACCTCGCGGCGGTCGCCTGGTTCGACGCGACGGCGCTTGACGCCGCCGTCGGCGCGGTCCTGCTCGCGGGCTACGGCCTCTACTACTACGGGCTCACCGTCTACGTCGCCGGCTTCGATCCGAACGAGTTCCTCTTCGACGCCGTCCGCTTCGGCGCGTTCACCGTCGGCGTCGCCGTCGC of the Halobiforma lacisalsi AJ5 genome contains:
- a CDS encoding ornithine cyclodeaminase family protein, which gives rise to MVRVLSDEDVASVLDLEDLLPVVADAFRKAEAGEVERPERPHYPIGAGLESDSSTGETAEPTGTGLCMPAYVHGADYAATKLVTVVDDNPERGLPTVTAQIALADAETGQPVGYLAGNRITGARTGCIGGLAARELAPEPDEQDTLDVAVIGAGTQARWQTRAIATATDADLESVRVYSPSDSRFDCAADLEAELDASVEAVSSPAAAVEDASIVVTATTSTEPVFPGDALEPNALVIAVGAYTPEMRELDATTVERAERVVADVPSEALETGDLRGFPALEDEIESLGAALSDDSPRHQQRGSGIVVVESVGSAVLDAAAAAFVFDRAAERGVGTTVPL
- a CDS encoding winged helix-turn-helix domain-containing protein, with the translated sequence MSFGVPSSDDRSAPDLAAIVSALDDDGCREIVTVLEEPLTAQELSGRIDRPLSTTYRKLDRLTEAGLVTETVGVRSGSHHKSRYVADFERVSIGFGDDGDFDVDLERSKDCSVGIWSEIQREF
- a CDS encoding cob(I)yrinic acid a,c-diamide adenosyltransferase encodes the protein MSDDMPSAGVEDTPGEGRTPEAERIEPSAPEEFGLVQVWWGDGKGKTTATLGMGMRAAGHGFRVHMLQFMKGGASSVDAVRGEYNAIAALPGFSYENLGHYGWHGMPDGSDEEKHEAQAQAGLERARELLAGAAEAALDEPIALDGDPDDGVHMLILDEVLYAADRGLLAEDDVLALIDDKPADLELVLSGSHTEPTYLEDRADLITNVRKQAHPIENGQRARRGTEF
- a CDS encoding ABC transporter ATP-binding protein, with product MAAIRVDGLCKSYGSVRAVDGMDFRVERGELFGFLGPNGAGKTTTIRALTGQIAPDSGDVRVLGCDPTAEPIETRRRVGILPEQGSPPSFLTPREYLEFVGSVRDLEPEYVAERIDRWTDRLGFGGKLDTLHTDLSRGQQQKVMIAQAFLHEPEAVLIDEPLANLDPLVQEQVKRFLVAYAADDNAVFVSTHNIDVAESICTRVGIVADGRMVTERSLAAETDGANGDADADADPLLDVFLEEVTDAAARDLPSSARERIEGEGEAGDSERDPRLEATGR